Proteins found in one Pieris napi chromosome 11, ilPieNapi1.2, whole genome shotgun sequence genomic segment:
- the LOC125054172 gene encoding uncharacterized protein LOC125054172, protein MKAIVVLLALAALGSAKPRLFETFQDHFKHFMDINNALEGAHWRRQQGQGYTPNPEYIEMLNKLGEVDFKQMFADLKKESEVQDIIEYLDNLTIDVDYYVDNLQWIIQKLHANDTAGIPGVDFHHRTRRHPMTGTTMITSLADTVSMLPIRQLRATFNEKMAKNELFRTAIEGLKSDRFLTLYKALWKNQAFLKVSDTLADYHFDLKYVFEELALSLLGQNDPIQVTFQIQFDEFVDIIVNMESPHWLRQLGGYKSFPEFRKSLDALSKTKLIDHYPRMNAASPAFAKVDRFLKRHGIFVAYWADRTDFLTEYFAKNDHAIGCNEIIPTQESHRSRRHPLTGTTMHTFLADTVSLLPIRQLQSLFNEKMENNAIFKKAIEGLRSDDFKEVYNALWSDTEWLNLVDELRTKYDFDLKYVIEELAPALYGQNVPLYTSFQTQFDEFFEIVIAKAGDTINGLLEAYKQNGAFKTSLDTLDNTVFIQLYQDLRKLLVFETLDAYLKRNDVYVPYYIDRFEYLTYRLNTNVTAVGDLEIKKQSASTRQDVTPSGTTLADFLADVVDILPKSELAALYTKKMSENTVFSNAVNSLTSAEGKKMYNDLWENRTFQAVANAYANFDFNFRYIFETFVPALYGQ, encoded by the exons ATGAAAGCTATTGTAGTCTTATTAGCCCTCGCGGCTTTGGGGAGCGCTAAGCCTCGTCTTTTTGAGACATTCCAAGACCACTTTAAACACTTTATGGACATAAACAATGCTTTGGAAGGTGCCCATTGGAGACGACAACAGGGTCAGGGATACACTCCTAACCCAGAATACATCGAAATGTTGAACAAGTTGGGTGAGGTGGACTTCAAACAGATGTTCGCTGATTTAAAAAAGGAGTCCGAAGTACAAGAC ATCATTGAATATTTAGACAACCTCACGATCGACGTTGACTACTACGTCGATAATTTACAATGGATTATCC aaAAGTTGCACGCAAACGACACAGCCGGTATCCCCGGTGTGGATTTCCACCACAGAACTCGTCGTCACCCCATGACAGGCACCACAATGATAACATCCCTTGCGGATACCGTGAGCATGCTTCCTATTAGACAACTCCGTGCTACTTTCAACGAAAAAATGGCCAAGAACGAATTATTCAGAACTGCCATCGAAGGACTCAAAAGCGATCGTTTTTTGACACTCTACAAGGCTCTCTGGAAGAACCAAGCATTCCTTAAAGTTAGCGATACTTTGGCTGATTATCATTTTGacctaaaatatgtatttgaagAGTTGGCTTTATCTCTACTTGGTCAAAACGACCCTATCCAGGTGacattccaaattcaatttgACGAATTCGTAGACATCATTGTTAACATGGAATCACCACACTGGCTGCGTCAACTTGGGGGTTACAAGTCATTCCCTGAATTCAGGAAAAGCTTAGATGCCTTGTCAAAGACTAAGCTAATTGACCACTACCCAAGAATGAACGCGGCTAGTCCTGCTTTTGCAAAG GTTGATAGATTCTTGAAAAGACATGGCATCTTTGTTGCATACTGGGCTGATCGTACTGATTTCCTCACGG AATACTTCGCTAAGAACGACCACGCTATTGGCTGTAATGAGATTATTCCAACCCAAGAATCCCACAGATCCCGCCGTCACCCATTGACAGGAACAACCATGCACACATTTTTGGCTGACACCGTCAGTCTTCTCCCAATCAGACAGCTTCAATCTCTCTTCAACGAAAAAATGGAAAACAACGCAATATTCAAAAAAGCCATTGAAGGTCTGAGAAGTGATGACTTCAAAGAAGTGTATAATGCTCTCTGGAGCGACACCGAGTGGTTGAACCTCGTCGATGAGCTGAGGACCAAATATGACTTTGATCTTAAATACGTTATTGAAGAACTAGCTCCTGCTCTGTATGGACAAAACGTACCACTGTACACATCATTCCAAACTCAATTTGACGAATTTTTTGAAATCGTCATTGCAAAGGCAGGAGACACTATCAACGGCTTACTTGAGGCCTACAAACAAAACGGTGCCTTCAAGACTAGCTTGGACACCCTTGACAACACAGTTTTCATCCAGCTCTACCAAGACTTGCGCAAGCTTCTAGTTTTCGAAACA cTTGATGCCTACTTGAAGCGCAACGACGTCTATGTTCCCTACTACATCGACAGATTCGAATATCTGACAT ATCGTTTAAACACAAACGTGACCGCAGTCGGAGATCTTGAAATTAAGAAGCAGTCTGCAAGTACCCGTCAAGATGTCACACCGAGTGGCACCACCCTGGCAGACTTCCTTGCTGACGTTGTCGATATTCTACCAAAATCGGAATTGGCGGCTTTATACACGAAGAAAATGTCAGAAAACACTGTATTCTCGAACGCTGTTAATTCGTTGACAAGTGCCGAAGGAAAGAAAATGTACAACGACCTTTGGGAAAACAGAACTTTCCAGGCTGTTGCAAACGCATACGCCAACTTCGACTTTAACTTTAGATACATTTTCGAAACCTTCGTGCCTGCTCTTTACGGACAGTAA
- the LOC125054067 gene encoding uncharacterized protein LOC125054067 yields MKAIVVLLALAALGSAKPRLFETFQDHFKHFMDINNALEGAHWRRQQGQGYTPNPEYIEMLNKLGEVDFKQMFADLKKESEVQDIIEYLDNLTIDVDYYVDNLQWIIQKLHANDTAGIPGVDFHHRTRRHPMTGTTMITSLADTVSMLPIRQLRATFNEKMAKNELFRTAIEGLKSDRFLSLYKALWKNQAFLKVSDTLADYHFDLKYVFEELALSLLGQNDPIQVTFQIQFDEFVDIIVNMESPHWLRQLGGYKSFPEFRKSLDALSKTKLIDHYPRMNAASPAFAKVDRFLKRHGIFVAYWADRTDFLTEYFAKNDHAIGCNEIIPTQESHRSRRHPLTGTTMHTFLADTVSLLPIRQLQSLFNEKMENNAIFKKAIEGLRSDDFKEVYNALWSDTEWLNLVDELRTKYDFDLKYVIEELAPALYGQNVPLYTSFQTQFDEFFEIVIAKAGDTINGLLEAYKQNGAFKTSLDTLDNTVFIQLYQDLRKLQVFETLDAYLKRNDVYVPYYIDRFEYLTYRLNTNVTAVGDLEIKKQSASTRQDVTPSGTTLADFLADVVDILPKSELAALYTKKMSENTVFSTAVNSLKSAEGKKMYNDLWENRTFQAVANAYANFDFNFRYIFETFVPALYGQ; encoded by the exons ATGAAAGCTATTGTAGTCTTATTAGCCCTTGCGGCTTTGGGGAGCGCTAAGCCTCGTCTTTTTGAGACGTTCCAAGACCACTTTAAACACTTTATGGACATAAACAATGCTTTGGAAGGTGCCCATTGGAGACGACAACAGGGTCAGGGATACACTCCTAACCCAGAATACATCGAAATGTTGAACAAGTTGGGTGAGGTGGACTTCAAACAGATGTTCGCTGATTTAAAAAAGGAGTCCGAAGTACAAGAC ATCATTGAATATTTAGACAACCTCACGATCGACGTTGACTACTACGTCGATAATTTACAATGGATTATCC aaAAGTTGCACGCAAACGACACAGCCGGTATCCCCGGTGTGGATTTCCACCACAGAACTCGTCGTCACCCCATGACAGGCACCACAATGATAACATCCCTTGCGGATACCGTGAGCATGCTTCCTATTAGACAACTCCGTGCTACTTTCAACGAAAAAATGGCCAAGAACGAATTATTCAGAACTGCCATCGAAGGACTCAAAAGCGATCGTTTTTTGTCACTCTACAAGGCTCTCTGGAAGAACCAAGCATTCCTTAAAGTTAGCGATACTTTGGCTGATTATCATTTTGacctaaaatatgtatttgaagAGTTGGCTTTATCTCTACTTGGCCAAAACGACCCTATCCAGGTGacattccaaattcaatttgACGAATTCGTAGACATCATTGTTAACATGGAATCACCACACTGGCTGCGTCAACTTGGGGGTTACAAGTCATTCCCTGAATTCAGGAAAAGCTTAGATGCCTTGTCAAAGACTAAGCTAATTGACCACTACCCAAGAATGAACGCGGCTAGTCCTGCTTTTGCAAAG GTTGATAGATTCTTGAAAAGACATGGCATCTTTGTTGCATACTGGGCTGATCGTACTGATTTCCTCACGG AATACTTCGCTAAGAACGACCACGCTATTGGCTGTAATGAGATTATTCCAACCCAAGAATCCCACAGATCCCGCCGTCACCCATTGACAGGAACAACCATGCACACATTTTTGGCTGACACCGTCAGTCTTCTCCCAATCAGACAGCTTCAATCTCTCTTCAACGAAAAAATGGAAAACAACGCAATATTCAAAAAAGCCATTGAAGGTCTGAGAAGTGATGACTTCAAAGAAGTGTATAATGCTCTCTGGAGCGACACCGAGTGGTTGAACCTCGTCGATGAGCTGAGGACCAAATATGACTTTGATCTTAAATACGTTATTGAAGAACTGGCGCCTGCTCTGTATGGACAAAACGTACCACTGTACACATCATTCCAAACTCAATTTGACGAATTTTTTGAAATCGTCATTGCAAAGGCAGGAGACACTATCAACGGCTTACTTGAGGCCTACAAACAAAACGGTGCCTTCAAGACTAGCTTGGACACCCTTGACAACACAGTTTTCATCCAGCTCTACCAAGACTTGCGCAAGCTTCAAGTTTTCGAAACA cTTGATGCCTACTTGAAGCGCAACGACGTCTATGTTCCCTACTACATCGACAGATTCGAATATCTGACAT ATCGTTTAAACACAAACGTGACCGCAGTCGGAGATCTTGAAATTAAGAAGCAGTCTGCAAGTACCCGTCAAGATGTCACACCGAGTGGCACCACCCTGGCCGACTTCCTTGCTGATGTTGTCGATATTCTACCAAAATCGGAATTGGCGGCTTTATACACGAAGAAAATGTCAGAAAACACTGTATTCTCGACCGCTGTTAATTCGTTGAAAAGTGCCGAAGGAAAGAAAATGTACAACGACCTTTGGGAAAACAGAACTTTCCAGGCTGTTGCAAACGCATACGCCAACTTCGACTTTAACTTTAGATACATTTTCGAAACCTTCGTGCCTGCTCTTTACGGACAGTAA
- the LOC125054068 gene encoding uncharacterized protein LOC125054068 gives MKAIVVLLALAALGSAKPRLFETFQDHFKHFMDISNALEGAHWRRQQGQGYTPNPEYIEMLNNLGELDLKQMFADLKKESEVQDIIEYLDTLTIDVDYYVDNLQWIIQKLHANDTAGIPGVDFHHRIRRHPMTGTTMKTALADTVSMLPIRQLRAAFNEKMAKNELFRTAIEGLKSDRFLTLYKALWKNQAFLKVSDTLADYHFDLKYVFEELALSLLGQNDPIQVTFQIQFDEFVDIIVNMESPHWLRQLGGYKSFPEFRKSLDALSKTKLIDHYPRMNAASPAFAKVDRFLKRHGIFVAYWADRTDFLTEFFAKNDHAIGCNEIIPTEESHRSRRHPMTGRTMHTFLADTVSLLPIRQLQSLFNEKMENNAIFKNAIEGLRSDDFKEVYNALWTDTEWLNLVDELRTKYDFDLKYVIEELAPALYGQNVPLYTSFQTQFDEFFEIVIAKAGDTINGLLEAYKQNNAFKTSLDTLDNTVFIQLYQDLRKLQVFQTLDAYWKRHDVYVPYYIDRFEYLTHLLNTNVTAVGDLEIKKQSASTRQDVTPSGTTLADFLADVVDILPKSELAALYTKKMSENTVFSTAVNSLKSAEGKKMYNDLWENRTFQAVANAYANFDFNFRYIFETFVPALYGQ, from the exons ATGAAAGCTATTGTAGTCTTATTAGCCCTCGCGGCTTTGGGGAGCGCTAAGCCTCGTCTTTTTGAGACGTTCCAAGACCACTTTAAACACTTTATGGACATTAGCAATGCTTTGGAAGGTGCCCATTGGAGACGACAACAGGGTCAGGGATACACTCCTAACCCAGAATACATCGAAATGTTGAACAATTTGGGTGAGCTGGACTTGAAACAGATGTTCGCTGATTTAAAAAAGGAGTCCGAAGTACAAGAC attattgaatatttagaCACCCTCACGATCGACGTTGACTACTATGTCGATAATTTACAATGGATAATCC aaaagtTGCACGCAAACGACACAGCCGGTATCCCCGGTGTGGATTTCCACCACAGAATTCGTCGTCACCCCATGACAGGCACCACAATGAAAACAGCCCTTGCGGATACCGTGAGCATGCTTCCTATTAGACAACTCCGTGCTGCTTTCAACGAAAAAATGGCCAAGAACGAATTATTCAGAACTGCCATCGAAGGACTCAAAAGCGATCGTTTTTTGACACTCTACAAGGCTCTCTGGAAGAACCAAGCATTCCTTAAAGTTAGCGATACTTTGGCTGATTATCATTTTGacctaaaatatgtatttgaagAGTTGGCTTTATCTCTACTTGGTCAAAACGACCCTATCCAGGTGacattccaaattcaatttgACGAATTCGTAGACATCATTGTTAACATGGAATCACCACACTGGCTGCGTCAACTTGGGGGTTACAAGTCATTCCCTGAATTCAGGAAAAGCTTAGATGCCTTGTCAAAGACTAAGCTAATTGACCACTACCCAAGAATGAACGCGGCTAGTCCTGCTTTTGCAAAG GTTGATAGATTCTTGAAAAGACATGGCATCTTTGTTGCATACTGGGCTGATCGTACTGACTTCCTCACGG AATTCTTCGCTAAGAACGACCACGCTATTGGCTGTAATGAGATTATTCCAACCGAAGAATCCCACAGATCCCGTCGTCACCCAATGACAGGAAGAACCATGCACACATTTTTGGCTGACACCGTCAGTCTTCTCCCAATCAGACAGCTTCAATCTCTCTTCAACGAAAAAATGGAAAACAACGCAATATTCAAAAACGCCATTGAAGGTCTGAGAAGTGATGACTTCAAAGAAGTGTATAATGCTCTCTGGACCGACACCGAGTGGTTGAACCTCGTCGATGAACTAAGGACCAAATATGACTTTGATCTTAAATACGTTATTGAAGAACTAGCGCCTGCTCTGTATGGACAAAACGTACCACTGTACACATCATTCCAAACTCAATTTGACGAATTTTTTGAAATCGTCATTGCAAAGGCAGGAGACACTATCAACGGCTTACTTGAGGCctacaaacaaaacaatgctttCAAGACTAGCTTGGACACCCTTGACAACACAGTTTTCATCCAGCTCTACCAAGACTTGCGCAAGCTTCAAGTTTTCCAAACA cTTGATGCCTACTGGAAGAGACACGACGTCTATGTTCCCTACTACATTGACAGATTCGAATATCTGACAC ATCTTTTAAACACAAACGTGACCGCAGTCGGAGATCTTGAAATTAAGAAGCAGTCTGCAAGTACCCGTCAAGATGTCACACCGAGTGGCACCACCCTGGCCGACTTCCTTGCTGATGTTGTCGATATTCTACCAAAATCGGAATTGGCGGCTTTATACACGAAGAAAATGTCAGAAAACACTGTATTCTCAACCGCTGTTAATTCGTTGAAAAGTGCCGAAGGAAAGAAAATGTACAACGACCTTTGGGAAAACAGAACTTTCCAGGCTGTTGCAAACGCATATGCCAACTTCGACTTTAACTTTAGATACATTTTCGAAACCTTCGTGCCTGCTCTTTACGGACAGTAA